Proteins from a single region of Flavobacterium sp. K5-23:
- a CDS encoding RNA polymerase sigma factor: MTQEELLVLIYKKDERAFTHLYDMYSKSLFSVINVLVRNREEAEDVLQDVFVKIWKNIDSYNESKGRFYTWILNIARNTSIDKLRSKNFNNSQKNLSSDNFVNLLEDSNKLVNKMDTIGIQEFVKRLKPKCIQIIDLLFFKGYTQQEASEELDIPLGTVKTHNRNCINDLRTYLKV, encoded by the coding sequence ATGACTCAAGAAGAACTATTAGTGTTGATATACAAAAAAGACGAAAGAGCCTTTACACATCTCTATGATATGTATTCCAAAAGTTTGTTTTCTGTTATTAATGTTCTGGTAAGAAATAGAGAAGAAGCTGAAGATGTACTTCAAGACGTTTTTGTGAAAATCTGGAAAAACATTGATTCTTATAACGAAAGCAAAGGCAGGTTTTATACTTGGATTCTAAATATTGCCAGAAATACTTCAATAGATAAATTAAGATCCAAAAATTTTAATAATAGCCAAAAAAACCTTTCTTCGGATAATTTCGTAAATCTATTAGAAGACAGTAACAAACTAGTAAATAAAATGGATACCATTGGTATTCAGGAATTTGTAAAAAGATTGAAACCAAAATGTATTCAGATAATAGATCTATTGTTTTTTAAAGGGTATACCCAACAAGAAGCTTCGGAAGAGTTGGATATTCCTTTGGGAACTGTTAAAACTCACAATAGAAATTGTATTAATGATTTAAGAACTTATTTGAAAGTATAA
- a CDS encoding anti-sigma factor translates to MENKEYIDSGILELYVYGLLSETESEEVATMAKNSTEINDEIIAIEKSIIALSSSFSPFHSVANYEKIKAKLELKHAKVIEMKPTGNWSQYIGWAAAVLLMIGIGYQYKQLNLTSNQITNTENEKIKIEKELQILELQNKAIETSLAVVRDVKNTVVSLGGQAVAPGSSAKIYWNKETKVVYVDAAGLPEPPEGMVYQVWALKLNPLSPTSIGLLDDFDENNQRFFAVNSTGDAEAFGITLEPAGGSLTPTMEQLYTLGKV, encoded by the coding sequence ATGGAAAATAAAGAATATATAGACTCTGGTATATTAGAACTTTACGTTTATGGTTTACTTAGTGAAACCGAAAGCGAAGAAGTGGCCACTATGGCAAAAAACAGTACTGAAATTAATGATGAAATCATTGCAATTGAAAAATCAATTATAGCATTATCTTCTAGCTTCTCCCCATTTCATTCAGTGGCTAATTATGAAAAAATCAAGGCTAAACTAGAATTAAAACACGCTAAAGTGATTGAAATGAAACCTACTGGAAATTGGTCACAGTATATTGGCTGGGCAGCAGCTGTACTCCTAATGATAGGAATAGGTTACCAATACAAACAATTGAATCTAACAAGCAATCAAATAACAAATACAGAAAATGAAAAGATTAAAATAGAGAAAGAACTTCAAATTTTAGAACTTCAAAATAAAGCTATTGAAACTAGTTTAGCGGTGGTTAGAGATGTTAAAAATACGGTAGTTTCACTTGGTGGTCAAGCTGTTGCTCCAGGGTCATCTGCAAAAATATATTGGAATAAAGAAACCAAAGTAGTTTATGTTGATGCAGCTGGATTACCTGAGCCTCCGGAAGGAATGGTGTATCAAGTTTGGGCATTAAAACTAAATCCTTTATCTCCTACAAGTATTGGTTTACTTGATGATTTTGATGAAAATAATCAACGTTTTTTTGCTGTAAACAGTACTGGAGATGCTGAAGCTTTTGGAATTACACTTGAACCTGCCGGAGGAAGTTTAACTCCTACTATGGAGCAATTGTATACTTTAGGAAAAGTATAG
- a CDS encoding DUF4331 family protein, which produces MKKTKMILGLSLVAVSGLILVAADHVDAPSVTGNAADITDMYAFQGQDTNNLVFAVNTQGLLSPGATGAASFNENVMIEINIDNTGDNVEDLVIQAIRKGDKMYFFGPYAPASKGTSSTIKISEASGSVAISKYGVAPTIATENGMKFFAGPRDDPFFFDLGQFQKILGGTAAGFNNPGTDTFAGTNVLAVVVEVPKAKLGTASTLNVWSETKKKQ; this is translated from the coding sequence ATGAAAAAAACAAAAATGATTTTAGGCCTATCGCTAGTGGCGGTTTCGGGTTTGATTTTAGTAGCAGCGGATCACGTAGATGCTCCATCGGTAACTGGTAATGCAGCAGACATTACTGATATGTATGCTTTTCAAGGACAAGACACTAATAATTTAGTGTTTGCGGTAAACACTCAAGGCTTATTAAGTCCTGGTGCAACAGGAGCGGCTTCCTTTAATGAAAATGTAATGATTGAAATTAACATTGATAATACTGGGGATAATGTTGAAGACTTAGTTATCCAAGCAATAAGAAAAGGAGATAAGATGTATTTCTTTGGACCTTATGCTCCAGCATCAAAAGGAACTTCAAGTACTATTAAGATTAGTGAAGCTTCTGGAAGTGTAGCAATTTCTAAATACGGAGTAGCACCAACAATTGCTACAGAAAACGGAATGAAGTTTTTCGCAGGTCCAAGAGACGATCCATTTTTCTTTGACTTAGGACAATTCCAAAAAATATTAGGCGGCACAGCTGCAGGATTTAATAATCCAGGGACAGATACTTTTGCTGGAACAAATGTTCTTGCTGTGGTGGTTGAAGTTCCTAAAGCTAAATTAGGTACAGCATCTACTTTAAATGTATGGTCTGAAACAAAGAAAAAACAATAA